One Actinospica robiniae DSM 44927 genomic region harbors:
- a CDS encoding GH39 family glycosyl hydrolase, with the protein MPTPINVPDRAVGRLSDAWRHCVGTGRFELALRRDYQDSLALIQREIGFRHIRGHGLFAEGVAVHQPYEYQGSTRTRYNFGYVDQVIDAYLELGIQPFLELGFMPKALASGDQTVFWWQGNVTPPKSLAEWNDLVRATLRHLIDRYGLDLVRQWPIEVWNEPNLTVFWQDANEEAYHRLYEATAFAVKEVDAELQVGGPAISPGADEWLKPFADFVSLRGIPVDFVSKHAYTTGPAQHVPFGVYQTLAPARSLLEQFATPRDLLRSTALEGLPVHITEFNSSYRPDNPIHDTAFHAAYLAPVLAEGGEHVASFSYWTFSDMFEEVGVPTSLFHGGFGLLTHRQIKKPTYHLYAFMARMGSDILARGTDHLVTRDQDGRITVLAWAPVDETGREPVPAGHRLRLSIPVGAEADAAFALRSSVSEEAGNAWAAWREMGRPAAPSSRRLDALRESAEPTRRHSALPVEAGRVQLDLTLDQHEVTLVEISPVHDETPPWLDDRRLFGYARPESETEETS; encoded by the coding sequence GTGCCGACCCCCATCAACGTCCCGGACCGAGCCGTCGGACGGCTCTCCGACGCCTGGCGCCACTGCGTCGGCACCGGCCGTTTCGAACTCGCGCTGCGGCGCGACTACCAGGACTCGCTGGCGCTGATCCAGCGCGAGATCGGCTTCCGGCACATCCGGGGCCACGGCCTGTTCGCCGAGGGCGTCGCGGTGCACCAGCCGTACGAGTACCAGGGCTCGACCCGTACGCGGTACAACTTCGGCTACGTCGACCAGGTCATCGACGCTTACCTCGAACTCGGCATCCAGCCGTTCCTCGAGCTCGGCTTCATGCCCAAGGCGCTGGCCTCGGGCGATCAGACGGTGTTCTGGTGGCAGGGCAACGTCACCCCGCCGAAGTCGCTGGCGGAGTGGAACGACCTGGTCCGCGCCACGCTGCGGCACCTGATCGACCGCTACGGCCTCGACCTCGTGCGCCAGTGGCCGATCGAGGTGTGGAACGAGCCGAACCTGACCGTGTTCTGGCAGGACGCGAACGAAGAGGCCTACCACCGGCTGTACGAGGCCACCGCGTTCGCGGTCAAGGAAGTCGACGCCGAACTCCAGGTCGGCGGCCCGGCCATCTCTCCCGGGGCGGACGAGTGGCTCAAGCCCTTCGCCGACTTCGTCTCGCTGCGCGGGATCCCGGTCGACTTCGTGAGCAAGCACGCGTACACCACCGGCCCGGCCCAGCACGTGCCCTTCGGCGTGTACCAGACCCTCGCCCCCGCCCGGAGCCTGCTTGAGCAGTTCGCGACCCCGCGCGACCTGCTGCGCTCCACCGCGCTCGAGGGCCTGCCGGTGCACATCACCGAGTTCAACTCGTCCTACCGGCCGGACAACCCGATCCACGACACCGCCTTCCACGCCGCGTACCTCGCGCCGGTCCTGGCCGAGGGCGGCGAGCACGTCGCGTCCTTCTCCTACTGGACCTTCAGCGACATGTTCGAAGAGGTCGGCGTCCCGACGTCGCTGTTCCACGGCGGCTTCGGCCTGCTGACGCACCGCCAGATCAAGAAGCCGACCTACCACCTCTACGCGTTCATGGCCCGGATGGGCTCGGACATCCTCGCCCGCGGCACCGACCACCTCGTCACCCGCGACCAGGACGGCCGGATCACGGTGCTGGCCTGGGCTCCCGTCGACGAGACCGGCCGGGAGCCGGTGCCCGCCGGCCATCGGCTGCGGCTGTCGATCCCCGTCGGCGCGGAGGCGGACGCGGCGTTCGCGCTGCGCTCCAGCGTCAGCGAAGAAGCCGGCAACGCCTGGGCCGCCTGGCGCGAGATGGGCCGCCCCGCCGCGCCGAGCAGCCGCCGGCTCGACGCCCTGCGCGAGAGCGCCGAACCCACCCGCCGCCACAGCGCCCTGCCGGTCGAGGCCGGCCGCGTACAGCTCGACCTGACCCTCGATCAGCACGAGGTGACGCTGGTGGAGATCAGCCCCGTGCACGACGAGACCCCGCCGTGGCTCGACGACCGGCGGCTGTTCGGCTACGCCCGACCCGAGAGCGAGACGGAGGAGACCTCATGA